In one window of Physeter macrocephalus isolate SW-GA unplaced genomic scaffold, ASM283717v5 random_133, whole genome shotgun sequence DNA:
- the DNAAF19 gene encoding coiled-coil domain-containing protein 103, whose translation MKRNDIIDFKALEKELQAALTADEKYKRENAAKLRAVEQRVASYEEFRGIVLASHLKPLEQKGKIGGKRTVPWNCHTIQGRPSQDETTEISPEKTLLQPETSAEFYRDWRRYLRSGPGRYEALLQLGGPKLGRLFQVDVGFGLLGEMLMALADHVRPADRRVVLGILRSLASTGRFTLNLSLMSHAERESCRSLFQKLQAMGTPSPEGRGLGEQPGGLQEEESLLQELLRLYHVD comes from the exons atgaaaaggaatgacatCATTGACTTCAAGGCTTTGGAGAAAGAGCTGCAGGCTGCACTCACAGCTGATGAGAAGTACAAACGGGAAAATGCTGCCAAGTTACGGGCAGTGGAACAGAGGGTGGCTTCCTATGAGGAGTTCAG GGGTATTGTCCTCGCATCACATCTGAAGCCGCTGGAGCAGAAGGGCAAGATAGGAGGAAAGAGGACTGTGCCCTGGAACTGTCACACTATTCAGGGAAGGCCCTCCCAGGATGAAACCACTGAAATCTCCCCG GAGAAAACGCTCCTCCAGCCCGAGACCTCGGCTGAGTTCTACCGTGATTGGCGGCGATACTTGCGGAGTGGGCCAGGGCGCTACGAGGCCCTGCTGCAGCTCGGGGGCCCAAAGCTGGGCCGCCTCTTCCAGGTGGATGTGGGGTTTGGACTTCTAGGGGAGATGCTGATGGCACTGGCTGATCACGTGAGGCCAGCTGACCGGCGGGTGGTGCTGGGGATCCTGCGCAGCCTGGCCAGCACCGGACGCTTCACCCTGAACCTGAGCCTGATGAGCCATGCGGAGAGAGAGAGCTGCAGATCTTTGTTTCAGAAGCTGCAGGCCATGGGCACCCCCAGCCCGGAGGGGCGGGGTCTGGGGGAGCAGCCTGGTGGGCTTCAGGAGGAGGAGAGTCTTCTGCAAGAGCTGCTAAGGCTGTACCATGTGGACTGA
- the FAM187A gene encoding Ig-like V-type domain-containing protein FAM187A, translating into MNLAQATVFLWVLGSLQAFEIVEKENIFQRTPCPAFLMFDNAAYLADMSFELPCHCKPEEVSAVVWYYQKHLGSGHTKVLADFDGRVLTEAAQVRAGSDMLVRFSIRMFSLLVFRAQPEDSGLYFCGTREGDYFYAYDVDIQSSEGMVATFKDQGQEPFADEYHGSLHVFTTFWEWTPCDRCGVRGEQWRIGLCYLQSPDLSPRYRKTSPDVVSCGSRAVPRQLRAKASDHAPELLLRSCLVPCEEKKKIQEGAMALFSYVSKVGSRPWLPQVPIQFHQQRLGRGLIISCPGARPEHAVAWDKDHQYLYRTQYLKGVNRSMRVFIDHGNHLHIRFTQLGDRGIYYCWRQGVRIAGFRLAVTSRGRYPVSFSSPEIRATLALTLIGYLLITAVFIAIHLCRCCCYLFRCCPHCSP; encoded by the coding sequence ATGAACCTGGCCCAGGCCACTGTGTTCCTGTGGGTGTTGGGCAGCCTCCAGGCCTTTGAAATCGTGGAGAAGGAGAACATTTTTCAGAGGACCCCCTGCCCAGCTTTCCTGATGTTTGACAATGCAGCCTACCTGGCTGACATGAGCTTCGAGCTCCCCTGCCACTGCAAGCCCGAGGAGGTGTCCGCTGTCGTCTGGTACTATCAGAAGCACCTCGGCAGCGGCCACACCAAAGTGCTGGCGGACTTTGACGGGCGGGTCCTGACGGAGGCAGCCCAGGTGCGCGCGGGCAGCGACATGCTGGTCCGCTTCAGCATCCGCATGTTCAGCCTGTTGGTCTTCCGGGCGCAGCCGGAGGACTCAGGCTTGTATTTCTGCGGCACCCGCGAGGGAGACTACTTTTACGCCTACGACGTGGACATCCAGAGCAGTGAGGGGATGGTGGCCACCTTCAAGGACCAGGGCCAGGAGCCCTTCGCAGACGAGTACCATGGGAGCCTCCACGTCTTCACCACCTTCTGGGAGTGGACCCCCTGCGACCGCTGCGGGGTGCGTGGGGAGCAGTGGCGCATTGGCCTGTGTTACCTGCAGAGCCCAGACCTCTCCCCCCGCTACCGCAAGACATCGCCCGACGTGGTGTCCTGTGGTTCGCGGGCTGTGCCCAGGCAGCTCCGGGCCAAGGCCAGCGACCACGCCCCCGAGCTGCTGCTTCGGAGCTGCCTGGTGCCCTGCGAGGAGAAGAAGAAGATCCAGGAGGGTGCGATGGCCCTCTTCAGCTACGTGTCCAAAGTGGGCAGCCGGCCCTGGTTGCCCCAGGTGCCCATCCAGTTCCACCAGCAGAGGCTGGGCCGCGGACTAATCATTTCCTGTCCCGGGGCCCGGCCGGAGCATGCCGTGGCCTGGGACAAGGACCACCAGTACCTCTACCGCACGCAGTACCTAAAGGGCGTCAACCGGTCCATGAGGGTGTTCATCGACCACGGCAACCATCTCCACATCCGCTTCACCCAGCTGGGAGACCGGGGCATCTACTATTGCTGGCGGCAGGGCGTGCGCATCGCTGGGTTCCGACTGGCTGTGACATCTCGAGGCCGCTACCCAGTCTCGTTCTCCAGCCCCGAGATTCGGGCCACCCTGGCGCTCACCCTGATAGGCTACCTGCTCATCACGGCCGTCTTCATCGCTATTCACCTCTGTCGTTGCTGCTGTTACTTATTCCGCTGTTGTCCCCACTGCTCCCCCTAG
- the GFAP gene encoding glial fibrillary acidic protein, protein MERRRVTSVARRSYVSSSEMGVGGRRLAPGTRLSLARMPPPLPARVDFSLGGALNSGFKETRASERAEMMELNDRFASYIEKVRFLEQQNKALAAELNQLRAKEPTKLADVYQAELRELRLRLDQLTANSARLEVERDNLTQDLGTLRQKLQDETHLRLEAENNLAAYRQEADEATLGRLDLERKTESLEEEIRFWRKIHEEEVRELQEQLAQQQVHVEMDVAKPDLTAALREIRTQYEAVATSNMHEAEEWYRSKFADLTDAAARNAELLRQAKHEANDYRRQLQALTCDLESLRGTNESLERQMREQEERHAREAASYLEALARLEEEGQSLKDEMARHLQEYQDLLSVKLALDIEIATYRKLLEGEENRITIPVQTFSNLQIRETSLDTNSVSEGHLKRNIVVKTVEMRDGEVIKESKQEHKDVM, encoded by the exons ATGGAGAGGAGACGGGTCACCTCAGTGGCTCGCCGCTCCTATGTCTCCTCctcagagatgggggtggggggccgcCGCCTGGCTCCTGGCACCCGCCTGTCCCTGGCTCGAATGCCGCCTCCACTCCCGGCCCGGGTGGACTTCTCCTTGGGCGGGGCGCTCAACTCCGGCTTCAAGGAGACCCGGGCCAGTGAGCGGGCAGAGATGATGGAGCTCAATGACCGCTTCGCCAGCTACATCGAGAAGGTGCGCTTCCTGGAACAGCAGAACAAGGCGCTGGCTGCCGAGCTGAACCAGCTGCGGGCCAAGGAGCCCACCAAGCTTGCCGACGTCTACCAGGCGGAGCTGCGCGAGCTGCGGCTGCGGCTTGATCAACTTACCGCCAACAGCGCCCGGCTCGAGGTGGAGAGGGACAATCTGACGCAGGACCTGGGCACCCTGAGGCAGAA GCTCCAGGATGAAACCCACCTGAGGCTGGAGGCTGAGAACAACCTGGCTGCCTATCGACAG GAGGCAGATGAAGCCACCCTGGGCCGTCTGGATCTGGAGAGGAAGACTGAGTCTCTGGAGGAGGAAATCCGGTTCTGGAGGAAGATCCATGAGGAG GAGGTGCGGGAGCTCCAGGAGCAGCTGGCTCAGCAGCAGGTCCACGTGGAGATGGATGTGGCCAAGCCCgacctcacagcagccctgagagAGATCCGTACGCAGTACGAGGCAGTGGCAACCAGCAACATGCATGAGGCGGAGGAGTGGTACCGCTCCAAG TTTGCGGACTTGACGGACGCCGCTGCCCGCAACGCGGAGCTGCTCCGCCAGGCCAAGCACGAGGCCAACGACTACCGGCGCCAGCTGCAGGCCTTAACCTGCGACCTGGAGTCCTTGCGCGGCACG AACGAGTCCCTGGAGAGGCAGATGCGGGAGCAGGAGGAGCGCCACGCGCGGGAGGCGGCGAGTTACCTGGAGGCGCTGGCCCGGCTGGAAGAGGAGGGGCAGAGCCTCAAGGACGAGATGGCCCGCCACCTGCAGGAGTACCAGGACCTGCTCAGCGTTAAACTGGCCCTGGATATCGAGATCGCCACCTACAGGAAGCTGCTGGAGGGCGAGGAGAACCG CATCACTATTCCTGTGCAGACCTTCTCCAACCTGCAGATCCGAG AAACCAGCCTGGACACCAATTCCGTGTCAGAAGGCCACCTCAAGAGGAACATCGTGGTGAAGACCGTGGAGATGCGGGATGGAGAG GTCATTAAGGAGTCCAAGCAGGAGCACAAGGATGTGATGTGA